The Trichomycterus rosablanca isolate fTriRos1 chromosome 15, fTriRos1.hap1, whole genome shotgun sequence genome contains a region encoding:
- the LOC134328943 gene encoding histone H3 has protein sequence MARTKQTARKSTGGKAPRKQLATKAARKSAPATGGVKKPHRYRPGTVALREIRRYQKSTELLIRKLPFQRLVREIAQDFKTDLRFQSSAVMALQEASEAYLVGLFEDTNLCAIHAKRVTIMPKDIQLARRIRGERA, from the coding sequence ATGGCAAGAACCAAGCAGACCGCTCGTAAATCCACCGGTGGTAAAGCGCCGAGGAAGCAGCTCGCCACTAAGGCTGCCCGCAAGAGCGCCCCGGCTACTGGCGGTGTGAAGAAACCTCACCGTTACAGGCCAGGTACCGTGGCTCTGCGTGAAATCCGCCGTTATCAGAAGTCCACTGAGCTGCTCATCCGCAAGCTGCCCTTCCAGCGCCTGGTTAGAGAGATCGCTCAGGACTTTAAGACCGATCTGCGCTTCCAGAGTTCTGCCGTCATGGCTCTGCAGGAGGCCAGTGAGGCTTACCTGGTCGGCCTGTTCGAGGACACCAACCTGTGCGCCATCCATGCCAAGAGGGTGACCATCATGCCTAAGGACATCCAGCTGGCCCGCCGTATTCGCGGAGAGCGTGCTTAA